A genomic window from Micromonospora violae includes:
- a CDS encoding YihY/virulence factor BrkB family protein: protein MSSTRIVPETRLMADEELSADDAWHTLRRQGGWHLLRDAFIRFRYGDGFSHSRAFALQLCLAVVPFLIALTGLISELGVEEGGQVVADTVLALTPGQSAQVVGELLGEGERVEDAGELALTLGLLTGLFALTSTMAQIERGANRIYGVERDRPALRKYLRAAVLAVTAGLPALAGFLILVGGGAMGDSVHEHYEWGAPAHGIWDVIRFPLSLGLTVVAVAVVFRHAPRRNQPGLSWLLFGAGIATALWWLTSLLLAGYVRFSDGFGQTYGALTGMMALLLWANLTGMALFGGLAFAAQLEALRIGVPEPAQPDLWAPDPDRAELYDTGDMSAL, encoded by the coding sequence GTGAGTAGCACCCGGATCGTGCCGGAGACCCGGCTGATGGCCGACGAGGAGCTGTCCGCCGACGACGCCTGGCACACACTGCGCCGGCAGGGCGGGTGGCACCTGCTGCGGGACGCGTTCATCCGGTTCCGCTACGGCGACGGGTTCAGCCACTCCCGGGCCTTCGCGCTGCAACTCTGCCTCGCCGTGGTGCCGTTCCTGATCGCCCTCACCGGCCTGATCAGCGAGCTGGGCGTCGAAGAGGGCGGCCAGGTGGTCGCCGACACCGTCCTGGCGCTCACCCCCGGCCAGAGCGCACAGGTCGTCGGCGAGCTGCTCGGGGAGGGCGAACGCGTCGAGGACGCGGGAGAGCTGGCCCTCACCCTCGGTCTGCTCACCGGCCTGTTCGCGCTCACCAGCACGATGGCCCAGATCGAGCGGGGCGCCAACCGCATCTACGGCGTCGAGCGGGACCGCCCGGCGCTGCGGAAATACCTGCGGGCCGCGGTTCTCGCCGTCACCGCCGGCCTGCCCGCGCTCGCCGGCTTCCTCATCCTGGTCGGCGGCGGCGCGATGGGCGACTCCGTCCACGAACACTACGAGTGGGGCGCGCCCGCCCACGGCATCTGGGACGTGATCCGCTTCCCGCTGAGCCTCGGGCTGACCGTCGTCGCCGTCGCCGTGGTCTTCCGACACGCCCCGCGCCGCAACCAGCCCGGTCTGTCCTGGCTGCTGTTCGGCGCCGGCATCGCCACCGCGCTGTGGTGGCTGACCAGCCTGCTGCTCGCCGGATACGTGCGGTTCAGTGACGGTTTCGGGCAGACCTACGGCGCCCTGACCGGCATGATGGCGCTGCTGCTCTGGGCCAACCTGACCGGGATGGCGCTCTTCGGTGGGCTGGCCTTCGCCGCCCAACTGGAGGCGCTGCGCATCGGTGTGCCGGAGCCCGCCCAACCCGACCTGTGGGCACCCGACCCGGACCGCGCCGAGCTCTACGACACCGGGGACATGTCCGCGCTCTAG
- a CDS encoding phosphatase PAP2 family protein, with protein sequence MSPVKEVAHRPIGHFAERSIAGLVAVTGAGVAFGLLLLLVRVRWSPLQDADHALAEWFNGLVAPHHALVTVLQAVTDLGGRPILIWLVTIAVVGLLIRRQPRLAVYLIITGVGGLILDPSLKTLVGRLRPVVDVPIASAPGNSFPSGHALGSFVAYGALLLVFLPAMAPRWRKPAIVGVGVLVALVGLTRIALGVHFVSDVLAAWLLGAAWLGVTAYAFRLWRRERGRPVPPLTEGLEPEAGHDIAPAPAEEHVLAHPRSAVAELLVGWVIVFGALYGFGTYVSYHAKGTVFDTLDTEVPQWFAERHTEVLTEVSWWWSKFGDTHAILLISLVFCPLVLAVWRRWRPVLFVALAMVGELTLFLASARAVDRPRPPVENLDGPMPTSSFPSGHIAATICVWLAITLIVFPRTDRWWRWVFVALAVLMPVGVATSRMYRGMHHPTDFMGAILLSALWIGLLYLVIRPNEDLQDGNQPAIESEDVNTLDDELARAGRAD encoded by the coding sequence GTGTCCCCGGTCAAAGAGGTGGCGCACCGTCCGATCGGTCATTTCGCCGAACGGAGCATTGCCGGTCTGGTGGCGGTCACCGGTGCCGGGGTGGCCTTCGGGCTGCTGCTGTTGCTCGTCCGGGTGCGGTGGAGCCCTCTCCAGGACGCCGACCACGCCCTCGCCGAGTGGTTCAACGGGCTCGTCGCTCCGCACCACGCGCTGGTCACCGTGCTCCAGGCGGTGACCGACCTGGGCGGTCGACCGATCCTCATCTGGCTGGTCACCATCGCCGTGGTGGGGCTGCTGATCCGACGGCAGCCCCGACTCGCCGTCTACCTGATCATCACAGGGGTCGGCGGCCTGATCCTCGACCCGTCACTGAAGACGCTGGTCGGCCGGCTCCGCCCGGTCGTCGACGTGCCGATCGCCAGCGCGCCCGGCAACAGCTTTCCGAGCGGGCACGCGCTCGGCTCCTTCGTCGCGTACGGGGCGCTGCTGCTGGTGTTCCTGCCCGCCATGGCGCCCCGCTGGCGTAAGCCGGCCATCGTCGGGGTCGGTGTGCTGGTGGCACTCGTCGGCCTGACCCGGATCGCGCTGGGCGTGCACTTCGTCTCCGACGTGCTGGCTGCCTGGCTGCTCGGGGCCGCCTGGCTGGGTGTCACCGCGTACGCCTTCCGGCTGTGGCGGCGGGAGCGGGGCCGGCCGGTGCCGCCGCTGACCGAGGGCCTGGAGCCGGAGGCGGGGCACGACATCGCCCCCGCCCCGGCCGAGGAACACGTGTTGGCCCACCCCCGCTCGGCGGTGGCCGAGCTGCTGGTCGGCTGGGTGATCGTGTTCGGGGCCCTGTACGGCTTCGGCACGTACGTCAGCTACCACGCCAAGGGCACCGTCTTCGACACCCTCGACACCGAGGTGCCGCAGTGGTTCGCCGAACGGCACACCGAGGTGTTGACCGAGGTCAGCTGGTGGTGGAGCAAGTTCGGTGACACCCATGCCATCCTGCTGATCTCGCTGGTGTTCTGCCCGCTGGTGCTGGCGGTGTGGCGGCGCTGGCGTCCGGTGCTCTTCGTGGCGCTGGCGATGGTGGGCGAGCTGACCCTCTTCCTCGCCTCGGCCCGCGCGGTCGACCGGCCGCGTCCGCCCGTGGAGAACCTGGACGGGCCGATGCCCACCTCGTCGTTCCCGTCCGGGCACATCGCGGCCACGATCTGCGTCTGGCTGGCGATCACCCTGATCGTGTTCCCGCGTACCGACCGGTGGTGGCGTTGGGTGTTCGTGGCGCTGGCCGTGCTCATGCCGGTCGGGGTGGCCACCTCCCGGATGTACCGGGGCATGCACCACCCGACCGACTTCATGGGCGCGATCCTGCTCTCCGCGCTCTGGATCGGGCTGCTCTACCTGGTGATCCGCCCGAACGAGGACCTGCAGGACGGCAACCAGCCGGCCATCGAGTCGGAGGACGTGAACACCCTCGACGACGAGCTGGCGCGGGCCGGCCGAGCCGACTAG
- a CDS encoding endonuclease/exonuclease/phosphatase family protein has translation MLRVMTWNIRTGGRDRGGPDRLDQVVQVVDEQGPDVLALQELRGFDRDGLMATVAGRVGMTPHLARSCFGQPVAVLVRPPYRVVDAGPVRRPFHHAAARVVVATSAGPFTVLGTHLYPYSGGRRRMEADWLVAALRRHRGPLTLIAGDLNSLDPSVDHTAQLAGMPTLYRRRHLRRSGAAVDTRAVARLLAAGFVDLWPAGNVDAPEAAGHTVPTRLGGVEFAGMRLDYLLGNAAVARRAHDCRVIRGGAADIASDHYPLLATLDLSAG, from the coding sequence GTGCTGCGGGTGATGACCTGGAACATCCGCACCGGCGGTCGGGACCGCGGCGGCCCCGACCGGCTGGATCAGGTGGTCCAGGTCGTCGACGAGCAGGGACCGGACGTGCTGGCCCTGCAGGAGTTGCGCGGCTTCGACCGGGACGGGCTGATGGCCACCGTGGCGGGCCGGGTGGGGATGACACCGCACCTGGCCCGGTCCTGCTTCGGGCAGCCGGTGGCGGTGCTGGTCCGGCCGCCGTACCGGGTGGTCGACGCGGGGCCGGTGCGCCGCCCGTTCCACCACGCCGCCGCCCGCGTCGTGGTGGCCACGTCCGCCGGCCCGTTCACCGTGCTGGGCACCCACCTCTACCCGTACTCGGGGGGTCGGCGGCGGATGGAGGCCGACTGGTTGGTCGCCGCGTTGCGCCGCCACCGGGGGCCGTTGACGCTCATCGCCGGTGACCTCAACTCGCTCGACCCGAGCGTCGACCACACCGCTCAGCTCGCCGGCATGCCCACCCTCTACCGGCGGCGGCATCTGCGTCGCTCCGGTGCGGCCGTGGACACCCGAGCGGTCGCCCGGCTGCTCGCCGCCGGCTTCGTCGATCTCTGGCCGGCGGGCAACGTCGACGCGCCGGAGGCCGCCGGTCACACCGTGCCCACCCGCCTCGGCGGGGTCGAGTTCGCCGGGATGCGGCTGGACTACCTGCTCGGTAATGCCGCCGTGGCGCGGCGGGCGCACGACTGTCGGGTGATCCGCGGCGGCGCGGCGGACATCGCCTCCGATCACTATCCGCTGCTCGCCACGCTGGATCTGTCGGCCGGCTGA
- a CDS encoding TIGR03557 family F420-dependent LLM class oxidoreductase, which translates to MVSVGYTLMSEQSGPKQLVDHAVRAEAAGFDQLVVSDHYYPWLDSQGHSPYAWSVLGAVAHATTRAQLMSFVTCPIRRYHPAVVAQKASTIGALSDGRFTLGLGAGENLNEHVVGGWPHVQQRHEMFEEALQIIRPLLNGETLTFSGNHFDVPDAYIWDRPERPVPMAVAASGRQSATLAAEYGNGLISTEPDPHIIEMYDDAGGAGQPRYGQLAICYGPDEAECRKIVHDQFRWFGMGWKVNADLPGPESFAAATQFVREEDVAEGISCGPDVDAHVEAFGKFVEAGFTHVAIIQVGGETQPMFLDWAQEQLLPRLRQL; encoded by the coding sequence ATGGTCAGCGTCGGCTACACCCTGATGAGCGAGCAGTCCGGGCCCAAGCAGCTGGTGGACCATGCGGTACGGGCCGAGGCGGCCGGTTTCGACCAGCTGGTGGTGTCCGATCACTACTACCCCTGGCTGGACTCCCAGGGTCACTCCCCGTACGCCTGGTCGGTGCTCGGCGCGGTCGCCCACGCCACCACCCGCGCGCAGCTGATGTCCTTCGTGACCTGCCCGATCCGCCGTTACCACCCGGCCGTGGTCGCGCAGAAGGCCAGCACGATCGGGGCGCTCTCGGACGGTCGTTTCACCCTCGGCCTGGGGGCCGGGGAGAACCTGAACGAGCACGTGGTCGGCGGCTGGCCGCACGTGCAGCAGCGGCACGAGATGTTCGAGGAGGCGTTGCAGATCATCCGGCCGTTGCTCAACGGGGAGACGCTGACCTTCTCCGGTAACCACTTCGACGTGCCCGACGCCTACATCTGGGACCGCCCGGAACGGCCGGTGCCGATGGCCGTCGCCGCGTCCGGTCGACAGTCCGCGACGCTGGCCGCCGAGTACGGCAACGGCCTCATCTCCACCGAACCCGACCCGCACATCATCGAGATGTACGACGACGCCGGGGGCGCGGGCCAGCCCCGCTACGGTCAGCTGGCCATCTGCTACGGCCCCGACGAGGCGGAGTGCCGCAAGATCGTGCACGACCAGTTCCGCTGGTTCGGGATGGGTTGGAAGGTCAACGCGGACCTGCCCGGCCCGGAGTCCTTCGCCGCAGCCACCCAGTTCGTCCGCGAGGAGGACGTCGCCGAGGGCATCTCCTGCGGACCGGATGTGGACGCGCACGTCGAGGCGTTCGGCAAGTTCGTCGAGGCCGGCTTCACCCACGTGGCGATCATCCAGGTCGGCGGGGAAACCCAGCCGATGTTTTTGGACTGGGCGCAGGAGCAACTGCTGCCTCGACTGCGCCAGCTGTGA
- a CDS encoding cellulase family glycosylhydrolase, which yields MKTRLSAAGATVLALLVAVLAFGQPAHAAAGFSVAGGKLYDANGAEFIMRGVNHAHTWYPQQTSSFADVKALGANTVRVVLSSGDRWTRNTNADVANVISLCKTNRLICVLEVHDTTGYGEQSEAITLARAVDYWLSLADVLSGQERYVIVNIGNEPYGNYNYGSWATDNATAIKRLRAAGLTHTIMVDAPNWGQDWGFFMRDNAASVFAADPARNTVFSVHMYGVYDTAAEISDYLGRFRAAGLPIVVGEFGFNHSDGNPDEDTILSYSQANGIGWLGWSWSGNGGGVEYLDLATNFNPASLTEWGQRLFNGANGIRQTAREASVFGGTPPPTTPPSTTPPPTTPPPTTPPPTTPSPSGGCAAAYTVTNQWQGGFQGEVRVTAGARAITGWTVGWTFANGQHVTQSWNVALTSNGTTVTARNADYNGRLAAGASASFGFLGSWTGTNSPPVLSCTAS from the coding sequence ATGAAGACTCGACTCTCCGCCGCCGGCGCGACAGTGCTCGCGTTGCTCGTCGCCGTGCTGGCGTTCGGCCAGCCGGCGCACGCCGCGGCTGGTTTCTCCGTCGCTGGCGGCAAGTTGTACGACGCCAACGGCGCCGAATTCATCATGCGCGGCGTCAACCACGCGCACACCTGGTACCCGCAGCAGACCAGCTCGTTCGCCGACGTCAAAGCGCTCGGCGCGAACACCGTGCGGGTGGTGCTCTCCAGCGGCGACCGGTGGACCCGCAACACCAACGCCGACGTCGCCAACGTCATCTCGCTCTGCAAGACCAACCGGCTGATCTGTGTGCTGGAGGTGCACGACACCACCGGGTACGGCGAGCAGAGCGAGGCGATCACCCTCGCCCGCGCCGTCGACTATTGGCTCAGCCTGGCCGACGTCCTCAGCGGCCAGGAACGGTACGTCATCGTCAACATCGGCAACGAGCCGTACGGCAACTACAACTACGGCTCGTGGGCCACCGACAACGCCACCGCGATCAAGCGCCTGCGCGCCGCCGGGCTGACCCACACCATCATGGTGGACGCGCCGAACTGGGGCCAGGACTGGGGGTTCTTCATGCGCGACAACGCCGCGTCGGTCTTCGCCGCCGACCCGGCGCGTAACACGGTCTTCTCCGTCCACATGTACGGGGTGTACGACACCGCCGCCGAGATCAGCGACTACCTGGGCCGGTTCCGCGCCGCCGGGCTGCCGATCGTGGTCGGAGAATTCGGCTTCAACCACTCCGACGGGAACCCGGACGAGGACACCATCCTCTCGTACTCCCAGGCCAACGGGATCGGCTGGCTGGGCTGGTCGTGGAGCGGCAACGGCGGCGGCGTCGAATATCTCGACCTGGCCACCAACTTCAACCCGGCGAGCCTGACCGAGTGGGGGCAGCGCCTCTTCAACGGCGCCAACGGCATTCGGCAGACCGCCCGCGAGGCGAGCGTCTTCGGCGGCACCCCACCGCCGACCACCCCGCCCTCCACGACGCCGCCCCCGACCACTCCACCGCCGACGACGCCTCCGCCCACGACGCCTTCGCCCAGCGGTGGGTGCGCGGCGGCGTACACGGTGACCAACCAGTGGCAGGGCGGCTTCCAGGGTGAGGTGCGGGTGACCGCCGGCGCGAGGGCGATCACCGGCTGGACCGTCGGGTGGACCTTCGCCAACGGCCAACATGTCACCCAGTCCTGGAATGTGGCCCTCACCAGCAACGGCACCACGGTGACCGCCCGCAACGCGGACTACAACGGGCGCCTGGCCGCCGGGGCCAGCGCCAGCTTCGGCTTCCTCGGCAGTTGGACCGGCACCAACAGCCCGCCGGTACTGAGCTGCACAGCGAGCTGA
- a CDS encoding DMT family transporter, whose amino-acid sequence MAYVLLGIAILAEVLATSLIKSTAGFSRLGPTVACLGGYALAFLLLAQAVKEIPVGVAYALWSGLGTAAIVAIGAVFLGESVGLAKLTGIALIIAGVVIVNLAGEH is encoded by the coding sequence ATGGCGTACGTGCTGCTGGGGATCGCCATCCTCGCCGAGGTGCTGGCCACCAGCCTGATCAAGAGCACCGCCGGGTTCAGCCGCCTCGGGCCGACGGTGGCGTGCCTCGGCGGCTACGCGCTGGCGTTCCTTCTGCTGGCCCAGGCGGTCAAGGAGATTCCGGTGGGTGTGGCGTACGCCCTCTGGTCGGGTTTGGGTACCGCGGCCATCGTGGCGATCGGGGCGGTGTTCCTGGGTGAGTCGGTGGGGCTCGCCAAGCTCACCGGCATCGCGCTGATCATCGCGGGGGTGGTCATCGTGAACCTGGCCGGGGAGCACTGA
- a CDS encoding IS30 family transposase yields the protein MASRLSPLEREQIGLGRAAGESLRSIARRLGRSVSTISREVGRFERYGQRYQPLMAQWASFLRHNRSGRVPRLAVDGPLRQVVLDMLRRRRSPQQISARLRTQFPDTPEMWVSHETIYQAIYLQARGNLRADLTRQMALRSGRAARRRRPASAGAVRSARPWVNLRIADRPAEVADRAVPGHWEGDLLEGVRRGGRGGSAIATLVERATRFVILVGLPEGKVSEHVVSQLATAMTWLPQRLRASLTWDQGVEMARHRDFTIATDCPVYFCDPHSPWQRGSNENTNGLLRQYFPKGQFDFTTIDQAGLDHVADELNDRPRMTLGWATPGEKMTQLLGVATTG from the coding sequence ATGGCGTCGAGGTTGAGCCCGCTGGAGCGGGAGCAGATTGGGTTGGGTCGGGCTGCGGGTGAGTCGTTGCGGTCGATCGCGCGAAGGTTGGGGCGGTCGGTGTCGACGATCTCGCGGGAGGTGGGTCGGTTCGAGCGCTATGGGCAGCGGTATCAGCCGTTGATGGCGCAGTGGGCGTCGTTTCTGCGGCATAACCGGTCCGGGCGGGTGCCGCGGTTGGCTGTTGACGGGCCGTTGCGTCAGGTGGTGCTGGATATGCTGCGACGACGTCGTTCGCCGCAGCAGATCAGTGCCCGGCTGCGGACGCAGTTCCCGGACACGCCGGAGATGTGGGTGTCGCACGAGACGATTTACCAGGCGATCTACCTGCAGGCGCGGGGCAATCTGCGTGCGGACTTGACGCGGCAGATGGCGTTGCGCTCGGGTCGGGCCGCCCGCCGCCGCCGGCCGGCGAGCGCCGGGGCGGTGCGTTCAGCTAGGCCCTGGGTGAACCTGCGCATCGCTGACCGGCCAGCCGAGGTCGCTGACCGGGCGGTGCCGGGGCATTGGGAGGGTGACCTGCTCGAAGGGGTCCGTCGGGGTGGGCGCGGTGGTTCCGCGATCGCCACGTTGGTGGAACGCGCTACCCGGTTCGTGATCCTGGTCGGGCTGCCCGAGGGCAAGGTCTCCGAACACGTCGTGTCCCAGCTGGCCACCGCGATGACCTGGCTCCCACAACGGTTGAGGGCCTCGCTGACCTGGGACCAGGGCGTCGAGATGGCCCGCCACCGTGACTTCACCATCGCCACCGACTGCCCGGTCTACTTCTGCGACCCCCACAGCCCCTGGCAACGCGGCAGCAACGAGAACACCAACGGGCTGCTGCGCCAGTACTTCCCCAAGGGCCAATTCGACTTCACCACCATCGACCAGGCCGGCCTCGACCACGTCGCCGACGAACTCAACGACCGCCCCCGCATGACCCTGGGCTGGGCCACCCCAGGTGAGAAGATGACCCAGCTACTCGGTGTTGCAACCACCGGTTGA
- a CDS encoding RNA polymerase sigma factor, giving the protein MNTDPRIEDLLRELAPQVLGVLSRRFGDFATAEDAVQEALLAAATQWPTEGLPANPRGWLIQVGYRRMIELVRGEQARRRREDLVARQGPGDRQYAPAADEELTAERDDTLVLLFLCCHPALTPTSAVALTLRAVGGLSTSEIARAFLVPEATMAQRISRAKHRIRASGLPFRMPEAAERPDRLIAVRQVLYLIFTEGHTSTAGPDLRRVDLAAEAIRLARALHTLLPDDSESAGLLALMVLTEARGPSRTGPSGELISLADQDRSRWDATAIAEGVALVTQALPRGPVGPYQVQAAIAALHDEAPSTQLTDWPQILALYEVLERLVGSPVVALNRAVATAMVHGPAAGLAALDALTHDPHLAGHHRLAAARAHLHEMAGDQAQAIADYRAAAARASSRPEQLYLTMRAARLASGSKGDPPAAAKP; this is encoded by the coding sequence CTGAACACCGATCCCCGCATCGAGGACCTGCTGCGCGAGCTGGCGCCGCAGGTCCTCGGCGTGCTCAGCCGCCGCTTCGGTGACTTCGCCACCGCCGAGGACGCCGTGCAGGAGGCGCTGCTCGCCGCCGCCACCCAGTGGCCGACCGAAGGGCTGCCGGCGAACCCCCGTGGCTGGCTGATCCAGGTCGGTTACCGGCGGATGATCGAGCTGGTCCGCGGTGAGCAGGCCCGACGCCGCCGGGAGGACCTGGTCGCCCGCCAGGGTCCAGGCGACCGGCAGTACGCGCCGGCCGCGGACGAGGAGTTGACCGCCGAGCGGGACGACACCCTGGTTCTGCTCTTCCTCTGCTGCCACCCGGCGCTCACGCCCACGTCGGCGGTGGCGCTGACCCTGCGCGCCGTCGGCGGGTTGAGCACCAGCGAGATCGCCCGCGCGTTCCTGGTGCCCGAGGCGACGATGGCGCAGCGGATCAGCCGCGCCAAGCACCGCATCCGGGCATCCGGGCTGCCGTTCCGGATGCCCGAGGCGGCCGAGCGGCCCGACCGGCTGATCGCCGTACGCCAGGTGCTCTACCTGATCTTCACCGAGGGGCACACCAGTACCGCCGGCCCGGACCTGCGCCGGGTCGACCTGGCGGCGGAGGCGATTCGACTCGCCCGCGCACTGCACACGCTGCTGCCCGACGACAGCGAATCAGCCGGGCTGTTGGCGTTGATGGTGCTCACCGAGGCACGCGGCCCATCCCGCACCGGCCCCTCCGGCGAGCTGATCTCCCTGGCCGACCAGGACCGCAGCCGCTGGGACGCGACGGCGATCGCCGAGGGCGTCGCACTGGTCACCCAGGCCCTGCCGCGCGGCCCGGTCGGCCCGTACCAGGTGCAGGCCGCCATCGCCGCCCTGCACGACGAGGCGCCGAGCACGCAGCTGACCGACTGGCCGCAGATCCTGGCGCTCTACGAGGTGCTGGAACGCCTGGTCGGCAGCCCGGTGGTGGCCCTCAACCGCGCCGTGGCGACGGCCATGGTGCACGGACCGGCCGCCGGCCTGGCCGCCCTGGACGCGCTGACCCACGATCCGCACCTCGCTGGCCACCACCGGCTGGCCGCCGCCCGCGCCCACCTGCACGAGATGGCCGGTGACCAGGCCCAGGCGATCGCCGACTACCGGGCCGCCGCGGCCCGCGCAAGCAGCCGCCCCGAACAGCTCTACCTGACCATGCGGGCAGCCCGACTGGCCTCCGGCTCCAAAGGCGACCCGCCTGCCGCAGCCAAGCCCTAA
- a CDS encoding YciI family protein: MKYMLLMQFSAAGTDFPSIDTWTQDEVRAHIAFMGEVNEKLTAAGEWVDGQGLGGPQQARIVRAGEGGVPVVTEGPFAETKEFLAGFWIVDCESPQRAVELAAHISTAPGPGGRPLNMPIEVHPVMSAPPQEL, encoded by the coding sequence ATGAAGTACATGCTGCTGATGCAGTTCAGCGCCGCCGGGACCGACTTCCCGAGCATCGACACCTGGACGCAGGACGAGGTCCGGGCGCACATCGCGTTCATGGGCGAGGTCAACGAGAAGCTCACCGCCGCCGGTGAGTGGGTCGACGGGCAGGGCCTCGGCGGCCCGCAGCAGGCCCGGATCGTCCGGGCAGGTGAGGGCGGGGTGCCGGTGGTGACCGAGGGGCCGTTCGCCGAGACGAAGGAGTTCCTGGCCGGCTTCTGGATCGTCGACTGCGAGAGCCCGCAGCGGGCGGTGGAGCTGGCCGCGCACATCTCCACGGCGCCCGGCCCCGGCGGCCGGCCACTGAACATGCCGATCGAGGTGCACCCGGTGATGTCCGCACCTCCCCAGGAGCTGTGA